In Epilithonimonas zeae, a single window of DNA contains:
- a CDS encoding exopolysaccharide transport family protein — MIPDKNGNKAQDAAQVAEKMGSFNLFDPAHFVQRVIRNWYWFVILGFIGYCISYVYSKYYAQRVYSSSLSLSISNNTASYFTPNQSINFIWGQGGNQDGVYLKKILLSRSHNEYLVKKLNLITNYTTKGLIKTTYLDQEDSPVFLEIDRNHLQQVNYPISLIPKDKNKYEVVLPEEGQSPYLYNYDTESMETIPAYPRPKNKILGLNEWYETPNLKFKLVPNPTPNNLGLDNIIVTLVPVNQAVNGIIGSLAVEFDKELSSIMIITKTGYNLNNTVSFLNNSVQELIKKRLLDQNMVDKNTVEYLNENLSLIRKKLDSSGTVLNNLKINNRLFDMENIDSKTLAKLTDLETQKAELVTKINSLNDVRSSVNTNNIEKIISLNIAGIEDGSFNASVSELKQLYAKRREMAQIYTPNSEPMREINRLINEAKFTSQGGLKKYFQGYNDRLADINAQIGKIDQELVTLPEKQRIFLDAQRGYNIIENTYNTLLTEQAKSQMRVATNQSNLNIIDSAKNLGQGPIAPDVKGTKMQIIGGLLLIPLIFLLLAELLDNKIRNLKELLTVTKIPLLGVIGHNSYDNNLTVLEEPKSSISEAFRAVRANLRFLFDEEHKSKVILVTSSISGEGKTYVSINIASILGLSGKKAVLLGMDLRKPKIFGDFKINNKNGISNYLTGQVELDEIINHTSIPGLDVITSGPIPPNPSELLMSDNNMKFIERLKEIYEYVIIDSPPVGLVADSFELIKKADTTIYVVRHEYTEKHMLKMITEKYFNKEIANLGLVYNDFVVKQGYGYGYGYGYGYGYGYGYGYFDEDKNYKEPTIIKIRNKLKMFFNKK, encoded by the coding sequence ATGATTCCTGATAAAAACGGAAATAAAGCACAAGATGCAGCTCAGGTAGCTGAAAAAATGGGATCTTTCAATTTGTTTGATCCAGCTCATTTTGTACAAAGGGTTATTCGTAATTGGTATTGGTTTGTGATTCTTGGATTTATAGGGTATTGTATTTCTTATGTTTATAGTAAATATTATGCTCAAAGAGTTTATTCTTCAAGTTTATCCTTAAGTATTTCTAATAATACAGCTAGTTATTTTACACCCAATCAGTCTATTAACTTCATTTGGGGGCAAGGCGGAAATCAGGACGGCGTTTATCTGAAGAAAATATTATTGTCAAGAAGTCATAATGAATATTTGGTTAAAAAACTGAATTTAATTACCAATTACACTACAAAAGGATTAATCAAAACTACTTATTTGGATCAGGAAGACAGTCCTGTGTTTTTGGAAATTGATAGAAATCACCTGCAGCAGGTTAATTATCCTATTAGCTTAATACCAAAGGACAAAAATAAATATGAGGTAGTTTTACCGGAAGAGGGGCAATCTCCATACTTGTATAATTACGATACAGAAAGTATGGAAACTATACCCGCATATCCTAGACCAAAAAATAAAATTTTGGGGCTGAATGAATGGTATGAGACTCCTAATCTTAAGTTTAAATTAGTTCCGAATCCGACACCAAATAATTTAGGACTTGATAATATTATTGTCACTCTGGTTCCGGTAAATCAGGCTGTTAATGGAATTATTGGCAGTTTGGCTGTAGAATTTGACAAAGAGTTGAGTTCTATAATGATTATTACAAAAACTGGTTATAACCTCAACAATACCGTTAGTTTCCTTAATAATTCGGTACAGGAATTAATCAAAAAAAGATTGTTGGATCAAAATATGGTGGATAAAAACACTGTAGAATATCTTAATGAAAATCTTTCTTTAATAAGGAAAAAATTAGATTCGAGTGGCACTGTTCTTAATAATCTAAAAATTAATAACCGTCTTTTCGATATGGAAAATATCGATTCTAAGACATTAGCAAAATTGACGGATCTAGAAACTCAAAAAGCTGAATTAGTTACAAAAATCAATTCTCTCAATGATGTTAGATCTTCTGTTAATACAAATAATATTGAGAAAATCATCAGCCTGAATATTGCAGGAATTGAGGACGGAAGCTTCAATGCGTCAGTTTCAGAATTAAAGCAACTTTATGCAAAACGCAGAGAGATGGCTCAAATTTATACGCCTAACTCTGAGCCAATGCGTGAAATTAATCGATTGATTAATGAAGCTAAATTTACTTCCCAAGGTGGATTGAAAAAATATTTCCAAGGTTATAATGATAGACTTGCTGATATTAATGCCCAAATTGGAAAAATAGATCAGGAACTTGTTACGCTTCCGGAAAAACAGAGGATTTTCTTAGATGCTCAAAGAGGTTATAACATTATTGAAAATACTTATAATACTTTATTAACAGAACAGGCAAAATCTCAAATGCGTGTCGCGACCAATCAAAGTAATCTCAATATTATTGACAGTGCAAAAAATCTTGGACAGGGACCTATTGCTCCGGATGTAAAGGGCACAAAAATGCAGATTATAGGAGGGTTGTTATTGATTCCGCTTATTTTTCTTCTTCTTGCCGAATTATTAGATAATAAAATCAGAAATCTGAAAGAGTTGTTGACAGTGACTAAAATCCCATTACTTGGCGTAATTGGTCATAATAGTTATGATAACAATTTAACAGTTTTAGAAGAACCAAAATCTTCCATTTCAGAAGCATTCAGAGCCGTGAGAGCTAATCTTAGATTCTTGTTTGATGAAGAACACAAAAGTAAAGTTATTCTGGTGACATCTTCTATTAGTGGAGAAGGTAAAACATACGTTTCGATCAATATTGCTTCGATTCTAGGATTAAGTGGGAAAAAAGCAGTTTTGTTAGGAATGGATCTTAGAAAGCCAAAGATTTTTGGTGATTTTAAAATTAATAACAAAAACGGAATTTCTAATTACCTCACAGGTCAGGTAGAACTTGACGAAATCATCAATCATACAAGTATTCCTGGATTGGATGTTATTACTTCAGGTCCTATTCCACCGAATCCTTCAGAATTATTAATGAGTGATAACAATATGAAGTTCATAGAAAGATTGAAAGAGATCTATGAATATGTTATTATAGATTCGCCACCTGTAGGATTGGTTGCCGATTCTTTTGAGTTGATTAAAAAAGCAGATACCACAATATATGTTGTTCGTCACGAGTACACGGAAAAACATATGTTGAAGATGATTACCGAAAAATACTTCAATAAAGAAATAGCGAATCTGGGATTAGTTTATAATGATTTTGTAGTAAAGCAAGGTTATGGCTACGGTTACGGCTATGGTTACGGTTATGGCTACGGCTATGGTTACGGCTATTTTGATGAAGATAAAAATTATAAAGAACCAACAATAATTAAAATAAGGAATAAGCTGAAAATGTTTTTTAATAAAAAATAG
- the bamA gene encoding outer membrane protein assembly factor BamA — MKLRFIPIILLTASVYFHAQVVPQGNNAESTELAGNQNQEYVLKDIVVDGVKRYTPAQILRFTGLVKGEKLEIPGQRVSNAVKKLWETQSFSKVEVYIQDVEGQNVVLQFSLQDLKELGEVKFTGKGIGKSKNEKLIKDNNLKPGTKINNNLVSSLQNKIPQEYVAKGFADAKINIQEKANGTDANLVDWTIEVAKGKKVKIDKIEFEGNESVSDRKLRKKGFKDTKQKRFLLGILKPSKFIQDKYDEDKKNLISYYNSLGFRDATIVSDSVTRNEKGYNINVKLNEGKKYYIGDINFIGNTTFTTEFLQKILGYKTGDIYDAVGFNKKVGEDGGKEDDSDLKSIYMNNGFLFSNVTPIEKSIKGDSINLEIRINEGEKATWNRVTWSGNTTTHDHVILRALRTKPGTLFAKSDIKRTYFELAGMQFFDPQQIGTDVKPNPQDNTVNMHWTLVEKGSSQVQLQAGYGGGSFIGTLGLTFNNFSLRNFLKFKDFKPVPQGDGQTLSLQAQAGQYFRNYGVSFTEPWVFGTRPTALSVGLNYSNVNYSYSTGDQTMNIFSATAGLSRSLKWPDDYFSLYTGIQYQSYNFSNYPFYFGDALEYNGSTKSFSFNIGLSRNSAGLDPVFPTYGSNIEASLKFTPPYSWFSNKDYSTMSTLDKYKWMEFYKVKLKADFYNEVIGKLVLRTTGEMGFLNGYSKELGPPPFERYYVGGVGLFNGRFDGRELVPLRGYENASSTGFSSSSTYDITPYGGATIYNRFAAELRYPISMNQTAKIFVLTFAEAGNAWNSFGTYNPFKLKRSAGLGIRVSMSAFGLIGFDFAYGFDKTLGSSEPSGWQQHFLMNQPL, encoded by the coding sequence ATGAAATTAAGATTTATACCCATTATTTTGTTGACAGCTTCAGTGTATTTTCACGCTCAGGTTGTTCCACAGGGTAACAATGCAGAAAGCACAGAACTTGCAGGAAACCAAAACCAAGAGTATGTTCTGAAAGATATCGTTGTAGACGGTGTCAAAAGATACACACCAGCTCAGATTTTGCGTTTTACAGGTCTTGTGAAAGGAGAGAAGTTAGAAATTCCGGGGCAGAGAGTCAGCAATGCTGTCAAAAAACTTTGGGAAACCCAATCTTTTTCTAAGGTTGAGGTCTATATTCAGGATGTTGAAGGGCAAAACGTTGTCCTGCAATTCTCGTTACAAGACCTTAAGGAATTAGGCGAAGTCAAATTCACGGGTAAAGGAATTGGAAAATCCAAGAATGAAAAACTGATCAAGGATAACAACTTGAAGCCGGGAACTAAGATTAATAATAATCTGGTTTCTAGTTTACAAAATAAAATTCCTCAGGAATATGTTGCAAAAGGCTTTGCTGATGCAAAAATCAATATTCAGGAAAAAGCAAATGGTACAGATGCTAATCTTGTAGACTGGACTATTGAAGTTGCTAAAGGTAAAAAAGTCAAAATCGATAAAATCGAGTTTGAAGGCAATGAAAGTGTGTCTGACAGAAAACTGAGAAAAAAAGGGTTCAAAGACACCAAGCAGAAAAGATTTTTGTTGGGTATTCTTAAACCTTCTAAATTTATCCAGGATAAATATGATGAGGATAAGAAAAACCTGATAAGCTACTATAACTCATTAGGTTTTAGAGATGCTACAATTGTTTCGGATTCTGTTACCAGAAACGAAAAAGGTTATAATATCAATGTAAAGCTGAACGAAGGTAAAAAATACTATATCGGTGATATCAACTTCATCGGAAATACCACTTTTACTACAGAGTTTTTGCAGAAAATTTTAGGCTACAAAACCGGAGATATTTATGATGCAGTAGGATTCAATAAAAAAGTTGGAGAAGATGGAGGAAAAGAAGATGATTCTGATTTGAAGTCCATTTATATGAATAATGGTTTCTTGTTCTCCAATGTTACACCGATTGAAAAATCAATCAAAGGTGATTCTATCAATTTGGAAATCAGAATTAATGAAGGGGAAAAAGCAACTTGGAATCGTGTAACCTGGTCTGGAAATACTACGACACACGATCACGTGATTTTGAGAGCGCTTAGAACTAAGCCTGGAACATTGTTCGCAAAATCTGATATCAAGAGAACTTATTTCGAATTGGCTGGTATGCAGTTTTTCGATCCTCAACAAATCGGAACAGATGTAAAACCGAATCCACAGGATAATACCGTTAATATGCACTGGACGTTGGTTGAAAAAGGTTCTTCTCAGGTGCAGTTACAAGCTGGTTATGGTGGAGGTTCTTTCATCGGAACATTAGGATTAACGTTCAATAACTTCTCTTTGAGAAACTTTTTGAAGTTCAAAGATTTCAAACCGGTTCCACAAGGTGACGGACAAACTTTATCGCTTCAGGCTCAGGCAGGACAATATTTTAGGAATTATGGAGTTTCTTTTACAGAACCTTGGGTATTTGGAACAAGACCAACCGCTTTGAGCGTCGGTTTGAATTATTCTAATGTGAATTATTCTTACTCTACAGGAGATCAAACCATGAACATTTTCTCCGCAACTGCAGGTCTTTCTAGATCATTGAAATGGCCGGATGATTATTTCTCTCTTTATACTGGGATACAGTATCAAAGTTATAACTTCAGCAATTATCCATTCTATTTTGGTGATGCATTGGAGTATAATGGTAGTACAAAATCATTCAGTTTCAATATTGGTTTGAGTAGAAACTCAGCTGGTTTGGATCCTGTTTTCCCAACTTATGGTTCTAATATAGAAGCGTCTTTGAAGTTTACGCCGCCATATTCTTGGTTCAGTAACAAAGATTATTCTACAATGAGTACTTTGGACAAGTACAAGTGGATGGAGTTCTATAAAGTGAAGTTAAAAGCTGATTTCTATAACGAAGTTATTGGAAAATTGGTTCTTAGAACAACTGGAGAAATGGGATTCTTGAACGGATATAGCAAAGAATTAGGTCCACCACCATTTGAAAGATATTATGTTGGAGGTGTAGGTTTGTTCAATGGTAGATTTGATGGTAGAGAATTGGTGCCGTTGAGAGGTTATGAAAATGCTTCTTCTACAGGATTCAGTTCATCTTCAACTTATGATATCACGCCTTATGGTGGAGCAACAATCTACAATAGATTTGCAGCAGAATTAAGATATCCGATATCAATGAACCAGACGGCAAAGATTTTCGTTTTGACGTTTGCAGAGGCAGGAAATGCTTGGAACAGCTTCGGAACTTACAATCCATTCAAATTGAAAAGATCTGCAGGTTTAGGTATCAGAGTATCGATGTCAGCATTCGGATTGATTGGATTTGATTTCGCTTATGGATTTGATAAAACATTAGGAAGCTCAGAACCATCAGGATGGCAACAACACTTCTTGATGAACCAACCATTATAA
- the porG gene encoding type IX secretion system protein PorG codes for MKREFTYALVAIFCFLSFAKAQRHEIGVQLGMSNLVGDIGRTNYILQKPLGNVSENGLPFYGGVMYRMNFNPYQTVRLNVGFSNIQFDDRYAKEDYRRIRQLRGTNSVISADLLFEYNFLPVNDEQISMISPYIFAGISGLYMDAAKADLTITNTTVEAKYRQEKAFTMGLPFGVGLKYKFNYNWALSGEFTFRPTFSDQVDYSMLKDGDVTVKSSLGKDDTAVIVQGFMNQRNVGNVNSKDWVNSATLILSYSFGRPPCYCK; via the coding sequence ATGAAGAGAGAATTCACCTATGCCCTTGTCGCTATATTTTGTTTTTTGAGTTTTGCAAAAGCTCAGAGACACGAGATCGGGGTACAATTAGGAATGAGTAATCTTGTTGGAGATATCGGGAGAACAAACTATATTCTTCAAAAACCTCTCGGAAATGTATCTGAGAACGGGCTTCCATTTTATGGAGGCGTAATGTACAGAATGAATTTTAATCCCTATCAAACCGTCAGGCTTAATGTGGGATTTAGTAACATTCAGTTTGATGATAGGTATGCGAAAGAAGATTATCGGAGAATTAGGCAGTTGAGAGGAACCAATTCGGTGATATCAGCTGATTTGCTTTTCGAGTATAATTTTTTGCCAGTGAATGACGAGCAGATTAGCATGATAAGTCCGTACATATTTGCAGGTATTTCCGGGTTATATATGGATGCGGCAAAAGCAGATTTAACAATCACGAATACTACTGTAGAAGCTAAATACAGACAAGAAAAGGCTTTCACAATGGGACTTCCTTTTGGTGTAGGCCTCAAATATAAATTTAATTATAACTGGGCATTGTCAGGAGAATTTACGTTCCGCCCGACTTTCTCAGATCAGGTGGATTATAGTATGTTGAAAGATGGAGATGTGACAGTGAAAAGTTCTCTTGGAAAAGACGATACAGCTGTTATTGTACAGGGTTTTATGAATCAAAGAAATGTGGGTAATGTCAATTCTAAAGATTGGGTTAATTCTGCAACATTGATTTTGTCTTACTCTTTTGGAAGACCACCTTGTTATTGCAAATAA
- a CDS encoding polysaccharide biosynthesis/export family protein, producing the protein MKHRYIFNIFLLLILVGISSSCVTKKDVRYLQPSESLTINEEGLVPYNVPEYRVTKGDILSLNVVTTPKGDAAQFYSSLNASAAGSNNTGQTGGGQTGGGNGNGGNATFYFNGLKVDSKGDVNIFGIGYVKAEGRTLEDMTKEIQEKVNENFLQGKSEVRLNLDGIRYYLLGDMETVGVTGEKTAYVTQLNIMQAIAMNGGLNRTVDRKNIMIHRKYPEGIKTARLDLTREDAMNSPYYWLQNGDIIYLNTNGKSINGFGKEPLQTLTTGVSLITTVMSIYLIITRL; encoded by the coding sequence ATGAAACACCGTTATATTTTTAACATATTTTTATTACTTATTCTTGTGGGAATTAGTTCTTCCTGCGTTACAAAAAAAGATGTTCGATATCTACAGCCTAGCGAAAGTCTCACTATTAATGAGGAGGGTCTAGTCCCTTACAATGTTCCAGAATACAGAGTTACAAAAGGAGATATATTAAGTTTAAATGTTGTGACAACTCCAAAAGGTGATGCTGCCCAATTTTATTCTTCACTCAACGCATCTGCTGCTGGCAGTAACAATACTGGTCAGACAGGAGGAGGGCAAACTGGTGGTGGCAATGGCAATGGGGGTAATGCTACTTTTTATTTTAATGGATTGAAAGTAGATTCTAAAGGAGATGTTAATATTTTCGGGATCGGATATGTCAAGGCAGAAGGCAGAACTTTGGAAGATATGACCAAAGAGATACAGGAAAAGGTAAACGAAAATTTCTTACAGGGCAAATCCGAAGTTAGACTGAATCTTGATGGTATCCGTTATTATCTATTGGGTGACATGGAAACTGTTGGAGTAACTGGAGAAAAAACAGCTTATGTAACTCAACTTAATATAATGCAGGCCATCGCTATGAATGGTGGTCTTAATCGTACTGTTGATCGTAAAAATATAATGATCCATAGAAAATATCCTGAAGGTATAAAAACCGCAAGATTAGATCTTACAAGAGAAGATGCTATGAATTCGCCTTATTACTGGTTACAGAATGGTGATATCATTTATCTTAATACTAATGGCAAAAGTATCAACGGATTTGGGAAAGAGCCACTACAGACTTTGACAACAGGAGTATCATTGATTACTACAGTGATGTCTATTTATCTAATTATTACCAGATTATAA
- a CDS encoding isoprenyl transferase, whose product MQDLKKLINKDKLPKHVAVIMDGNGRWAKSRGEERTFGHKNAITAVRNVINACNEIHIPYLTLYTFSSENWNRPKEEVDTLMSLLSETLLLEAEEIFTKGLRMHVVGDITQLPELVRDQLLNVIELTKNNDKGNLILALNYGSQKEILKAVKEISQDVKDGIVDVENIDEKIFESHLYTKDFPAVDLMIRTSGEVRISNFLLWQIAYAELQFLDVLWPDFTKDTFFQCILDYQNKERRYGMTSDQISS is encoded by the coding sequence ATGCAGGACTTAAAAAAGCTAATAAATAAAGACAAATTACCGAAACACGTTGCTGTTATAATGGATGGAAACGGTAGATGGGCAAAATCCAGAGGTGAAGAAAGAACCTTTGGACACAAAAATGCTATCACTGCCGTTCGTAATGTTATTAATGCCTGTAACGAGATTCACATACCATATCTTACGCTTTATACATTCTCTTCAGAAAATTGGAATCGACCGAAAGAAGAAGTAGATACTTTAATGAGTCTTTTATCCGAAACCCTATTGCTGGAGGCAGAAGAGATTTTTACGAAAGGATTGAGAATGCATGTAGTTGGAGATATCACGCAGCTTCCGGAATTAGTTAGAGATCAACTACTTAATGTGATTGAACTGACTAAAAATAATGACAAAGGAAATCTGATTCTGGCTCTGAATTACGGTTCACAAAAAGAAATTCTGAAAGCAGTAAAAGAAATCAGTCAAGATGTGAAAGATGGGATTGTAGATGTTGAAAATATTGATGAAAAAATATTCGAAAGTCATCTTTATACCAAAGATTTCCCAGCGGTTGATTTGATGATAAGAACAAGTGGCGAAGTCCGTATCAGCAACTTTTTGCTTTGGCAGATTGCTTATGCAGAACTTCAGTTTTTAGATGTACTTTGGCCGGACTTTACAAAGGACACTTTTTTTCAGTGCATATTAGACTATCAAAATAAAGAAAGAAGATACGGGATGACCAGCGATCAGATTTCTTCATAA
- a CDS encoding OmpH family outer membrane protein, whose translation MATTLLDEPTIIKNKYYFYRMKKLALIVTILFTTTQIYAQKIGVVDTNYVLSKLPQYKEAENRLNTQVEQWRSDLQQLQAEYERKKEAFENEKVLLVGDQLKLREKEIVDLEASVRNTIGARFGTNGEVNQLRSNLTKPYQDQIWNAIKTVSTKNNLGIVLDKSNNISVIFLDKKYDYTDAVLALLGKNTPKVEETKGNNISSPNSKNERGGKTNLKSKVNALKKKVMSE comes from the coding sequence ATGGCAACAACACTTCTTGATGAACCAACCATTATAAAAAATAAATACTATTTTTATAGGATGAAAAAATTAGCATTAATTGTAACAATTCTTTTTACTACTACACAAATCTATGCACAAAAGATAGGTGTTGTAGATACGAACTATGTGTTGAGCAAATTGCCTCAGTATAAAGAAGCTGAAAACAGACTCAATACTCAAGTCGAACAATGGCGTTCTGATTTGCAACAATTACAGGCAGAATACGAAAGAAAAAAAGAAGCTTTCGAAAATGAAAAAGTTTTGCTTGTTGGCGATCAGTTGAAGCTAAGAGAAAAAGAAATCGTAGATTTGGAGGCAAGTGTACGTAATACTATTGGTGCGAGATTTGGAACCAACGGAGAAGTTAATCAGTTGCGTTCTAATTTGACGAAACCTTATCAAGATCAGATTTGGAATGCTATCAAAACTGTTTCTACAAAGAATAATTTGGGAATAGTTCTTGATAAAAGTAATAACATTAGTGTTATATTTTTAGATAAAAAGTATGACTACACGGATGCTGTTTTAGCTTTGTTGGGAAAGAATACACCTAAAGTTGAGGAAACGAAAGGTAACAATATATCAAGCCCTAACAGTAAAAATGAAAGAGGAGGAAAGACCAATTTAAAATCAAAGGTTAATGCCTTAAAGAAAAAAGTGATGTCAGAATGA